A window from Chrysemys picta bellii isolate R12L10 chromosome 20, ASM1138683v2, whole genome shotgun sequence encodes these proteins:
- the LOC101934952 gene encoding SLAM family member 8-like — translation MGLGRARLPLLAVLALALRAPDPGLTQALTPPRQVNGILGGSVVLSVNLSPGRQVKEIEWSFRAGSGVTLQLAEFSGGKFERPDPNDRFKQRLEKYNETSLRIKALELGDRGVYEARIKIVPATVEEQAFRLAVYEPVPAPEMKSHSLSSPAAGCNVTLQCRVSGREEVNISWSRGNPPRNLGDPERYQLSPDGRTLHLSLQRNLTDSTFTCTASNPVDQKNISLDLQSICQSGGAAPSPCHWKAIIGALFLGLEINAMVLVNLVHRKMP, via the exons ATGGGCCTGGGCCGTGCTCGGCTCCCCCTGCTTGCTGTCCTGGCCCTAGCTCTCCGAGCCCCAG ATCCTGGATTAACCCAAGCACTGACTCCCCCCCGCCAGGTGAATGGGATTCTGGGAGGCTCGGTTGTGCTGTCTGTGAATCTATCCCCCGGGAGACAGGTGAAAGAGATCGAATGGAGCTTTCGTGCTGGGTCAGGTGTGACACTCCAGCTGGCTGAGTTCAGTGGGGGGAAGTTTGAGCGACCCGATCCCAACGACAGATTTAAGCAGAGGCTAGAAAAGTACAATGAGACCTCGCTGAGGATCAAGGCTCTGGAGCTGGGCGATCGCGGAGTTTATGAGGCCCGGATTAAGATAGTACCAGCAACTGTGGAGGAACAGGCCTTTCGCCTCGCGGTCTATG AGCCCGTTCCAGCGCCGGAGATGAAGAGTCACTCGCTCTCCAGCCCGGCAGCTGGGTGCAACGTCACTCTGCAGTGTCGGGTGTCTGGCAGGGAAGAGGTTAACATCTCCTGGAGTAGAGGGAACCCACCCCGAAACCTGGGCGATCCCGAGCGGTACCAGCTCAGCCCGGACGGCAGGACCCTTCACCTGTCTCTGCAGCGCAACCTCACAGACTCTACCTTCACCTGCACGGCCAGCAACCCCGTGGACCAGAAAAACATCTCTCTTGACCTGCAGAGCATCTGCCAAAGCGGTG GAGCGGCTCCCAGTCCTTGCCATTGGAAAGCCATTATTGGGGCGCTGTTCCTGGGACTCGAGATCAATGCCATGGTCCTTGTGAACCTGGTGCACAGAAAAATGCCATAA